The DNA segment CATTGACAAATCTAAGATGGAGGTTTAACATCAGTAGCTTGATACAAGGAATTGATAGCAATATCAGACGACACAAATGCCATGGATTTAGCAAGGGTTGATAGAGACAAGGAATCCATTACAATCCTATTTGCCACATGATTCAAATTGGCCCCCTGGGATTGTGCTGTGTATTTTAAAGCAAGTTTGATGACGCGTTCACAAGCAAGAGACTTCGACGTGGCAATTCTTGCCTCTTTCCCAGCTTGTTGCGCTGCTGTCTTAGCCAAATTCATCATCAAATCTTGGTGATTGGACATACCATTTTTGGCATACTTCACCGACATTTGCACCTCTATAGATGCAGTCAAGGCTCGCCTCAGAGCTACCACGCTAGCCGCCGTCAAATAAGCAACGTCACCAGCATAAAGAATGGCTTTCTTCGCTTTTACTTCTAACCTCTCAAGTCTGAGCTTAGTTTTTTTCTCATTGGTTGCATCGTCTTCGACATCAACCTGATCTGTATCCATTTCAGCTGTAATCTCAGAGTTTATTGTTGTTTTGAAAACATTGTCTTTTTGATCGAGCCAGTCATCCATGAGACCTGGTGCGTTTAATTCTTGCACATCTAAAGTTTGAGTGTCTTGCGTGACGTAATGTGTGCCATTTATTGATTTATCCAAAACTATGCTATCAGTATTGTTTGTAAGAGTTTCACTATTTTCGATGTCTAAAGcggtttgatttaaaaatccTTTTATAGGAAACTGTGCAGTTTTCTTTACTTTCAAGAATCGCATAATATCTTTATCATTTTTAGATAATACCGTATAAGGTGAAATATGGGGATCTCTAGGTATTAGCGTAGTATTAGCTGCTTTTGTTTCTTTGCTTGGTGAATTTGACATAGATTTATTCAAAATAGCATTATATATTGGTGAGACAATAGAAGGAGCTGCCATCGTTGTGGGACCATTATTTGGAATTGACCTCTTCTTTCGTAGCGACAAATCAACTGATTGTTTTTTCGACAATGCAGTAGCATACGTGATGTCTTTCAATGCAGATACAATCGACACTTCAGCAGCGATTTGAGCCAAACCGTAAACAAGTCGATGAAGTTCCGGCTCTGTTGACACTTTAGTTATGCTAAGCATGTGACCAGACAATGTTCGTGAGATGTAGTCTAGGATGCGTCTAGTCTCTATAGCTGTAATGCCTTTATTCTTGCCAGGAGCCTCTAGTGCTTCTCGAgtaatccttgtaattttgtctTGAATCTCTAGTTTTGATAATATAGCAGAAACCAGATCCTTAGAAATTTGATAAAGGGTTTCttccatttttggattttgggTTACATTTCTTGTTGCTTTTAAAATGGAGTTATCCAAATGATTAAGAACTTTGTGAGGAGACTTCAAGAGGAAGCGTTCGCCGACTAATTTTGAGTTAATTTTTTCTTTGAGATCGTGAACTGGTGATATTCCAGCATCGGAAGTCTGGAAAGAAGTAAATTGACTTAAACATAGCTTTATATTATCAcataataacaattaaataacttaCGCATAGAAGTCCAAGCAAAAGTAGCATAAAACTAAGATGCTCCATTTTTGCACCAACTTTGCTTGAAATTTTTACACAAATGTTTAGCCATTTGGATCAAgcctataaaattattaatttaacgaTCATATTTTATTGCCAATTAAGAAACTTTCATGGCTATTTCTAATAAACTACTAACAATATGACTTACTTTTTACAATATTGCAAACGATTAGCCTGCAAAGGCGTTGTACATAGTTATTCTACGCTTGCTATGAACAATTTTCCGATACACAAAGAGTGGTCGGTAAACTACACTTGCAGCAGTCTCAATTATTtcagaattttcatttttcattggTTTATCTTTTTCAGTTTCAGAATTACTTTGCTCTTGATTTGAATTTTTTACTCCTAACTTTTGAACATCTTCACCAGGCACATTGACGTTTGTTTCCAGGTTCAATGCTTGCATTGCATCGGAATAATTTCTAAgaatcacaaataaaataataacgacTAAAAACATTGTGATAACTTCATAACAAACAATTGCATCAACTGCACTTGCATCGTGTTTTATAAGTTTGCATTCTAATTAGGTTGTTAGATGTTTGCTAATTGTTTTAATTAGCTTCCCTTGTATTGATGTCACTCATTAACGTATCCACATCAAGTATTAGAGAAATCATTTTCATGTATTGCCTTTTATATTTgatatttatcaaaaaaatattatttgttccTAAGTATTGCTTATTGGATGGATTGGGGAATGGGTGCCTAGtgcctacctacctaaatactgttttattaaaaaacaaaaataacttaataaacatttattacacCGTAACTAATATAACAATACATAAACAATAGATCAGATAAACTTAAATTAGATGATTTTCCGGTTGAAATAAAAGGCTTACATACAATTACTTTACATAGGTGAGACTTAGCCATAAACGTTGGAAGGATTGCCACAATTTTCAGAGGTTTTGGTAACTGGATAGTTTAGCCGAGGAAGGCAGGCAGCACCCTGATGCGTCCACGGCCCTCCAGCTGGGAAACTTCACCGAAAGGCGACGCGTCTACTTGACCTCTTGAAGGAAGCAAGTCGCTCTCCTGTCCCTCTACGCTACGACGAGCTCTCTGCACCGGCTTGGCTTCAGTAACACCAGAATCTCCTCCCGCAGCACCAGATTTCGCAGCATCTTTTCCGATAGCTGACGGTGTTAGCTCGGGTTTTTCCGGGATGTGCTGGATCACGTCCGACTCTGCCGGTGCGCAGACGCACGCGGCCCACAGCGCTAGCGAAGCGACGACGAAAAACATTGAACGCATTTTCGATACCTATATTGCACGACTTTTCACTTTGAAAACTGATCCAGTCCACAATCGGAAGCCAGTTTATAAGTGAAACGATGATTGCGCAATTTATTTCCCATCATTGATTCTGTACACTCAGTCTTGTTTGAAGAAGCAAACAACCACGATGTTTCAATACATAGTCTAAAAACAGTGCTCCGAGTGATTGTTTCCTCACGAGCCTTGGTCCAAGTGCTAACAACACTCCAAATGCAGCTGATGgtattgttaaaaatataaaacaacatCTCATTTAGCACTCGGTCATGCGATATAATCAGTCCTTATTTGGTCCAtgattgaaaacaaataattcagACAAAAGGATTTGGATGAACTTTTAAGGATGTGACAATTTTCAGGGGTTCCAAgtcataaataaacattttagggtattgcaaatacctactttttttgcTATTCTGTAAAAAAAGATCGTTCATTCGTCAGggaattaaaataaagaaacgcATATTACATAGGGTATGTTgtactttaatttttaaatcgaAGGTGTCGCATGCGACCGGCGCGCATATCTTACGCATAAGTTTTCAATCATAGCAAAGGTTCCACTATCCTCAGCCTGTATCGACTGAAAGGTTTTACTGCCTTGCTTGAGAAAATCCACTGTTGTTGCTATACCACACTTATTGATCTCCGCCAATCATCacagcaatttatttatttgattagtCATCTTGAATtagcttacctacttattgcacaattaaattttctattcagtattaaaaccaaatacttaCTCAAGTTATTTACGACGTTAGTCAGAATGAATGACTATTGTAGTTACAAGAATAACATTGCGCATTGTTGTTTATTTGCTCAGATCATCCTAAACCTTTTCATCTTTTCAGTATTCTTCATATATCAAACAAAACACATTCATGGTCATTATGTTATTGGAAGTATTTACTAAAGGCATTAGCATTATAGATGAATGCGTCAAAACGCCATTTCAGGGTACATTGGTTAACACCTGAACATCGAAAATTTGTATAAAACGCACGCGTAGGGTTCGAGTTGCAACACAATCGGAAAACAAGAACAAGTGAACAAGCATCTGGGTGCACTCCCAAACACAAAGCGGAGAAGTTTCCTGAAGCCCATCAAGACCATGGCTTCCTCGTCGTTTGTCCTTCTCTCGCTGGCGCTACTCGCCGTCGCAATCGCATCGCCCGTCCCGGTGGACCAGGCTGAAACTACTACGTTGTCTGAAGACGTCCCACTGGTGGCAATAATCGAAGTAATCGACGAGGTACCAGTACTGGTTCCCATTGAAGCAACTACTGTAGCAGACGCCAAAGACCACAAGGTGGCCAAACGGTCAGCCCTCCGAGGTGACAACCCGAGCAACGATTTGCTGGCTGATCTTGAAGGACTCAAGTTTGAGAGTGGACTGTCCAGTCTAGAAGGACGTAGGATTAAGTTCTTACCCACGTGGTTGGGTTAATCTTCGGGTATTTTAATAACGTATATGGATGTTAAATGCCTCAAGAATCAAGTACGGCAGTATACGATCCTTTAGTGGTTCAATCAGACTTTTCTCTCAGAATGTTTGTCAGTGATGTGAAATAAAAGATCGTGTACTGTAAATACCGTATTAGGTATCGCGTAAAGCTTCTGAGACATCGTAAATTGTATCTCTATTCTTTACTTTAACAATTTTCTTATATTATTAACAATGTAAGTTATGcattacttttaataaaatatctatagaattaaaaaggtttttatacttaaaaatATTGACCTATATTATTCACACCCTTTTCACGCTCTTAGTACCTACCTGTATAGTAGGTATCTACTTTAAGTGAC comes from the Ostrinia nubilalis chromosome 17, ilOstNubi1.1, whole genome shotgun sequence genome and includes:
- the LOC135079677 gene encoding uncharacterized protein LOC135079677; the protein is MEHLSFMLLLLGLLCTSDAGISPVHDLKEKINSKLVGERFLLKSPHKVLNHLDNSILKATRNVTQNPKMEETLYQISKDLVSAILSKLEIQDKITRITREALEAPGKNKGITAIETRRILDYISRTLSGHMLSITKVSTEPELHRLVYGLAQIAAEVSIVSALKDITYATALSKKQSVDLSLRKKRSIPNNGPTTMAAPSIVSPIYNAILNKSMSNSPSKETKAANTTLIPRDPHISPYTVLSKNDKDIMRFLKVKKTAQFPIKGFLNQTALDIENSETLTNNTDSIVLDKSINGTHYVTQDTQTLDVQELNAPGLMDDWLDQKDNVFKTTINSEITAEMDTDQVDVEDDATNEKKTKLRLERLEVKAKKAILYAGDVAYLTAASVVALRRALTASIEVQMSVKYAKNGMSNHQDLMMNLAKTAAQQAGKEARIATSKSLACERVIKLALKYTAQSQGANLNHVANRIVMDSLSLSTLAKSMAFVSSDIAINSLYQATDVKPPS